The DNA region TGAAGATCCACTTGTTTTAGCTGTTGTCGTTTAAAATGATAATATGATCAAAGGTGTTGTAGTGATTAGTTGTTATAACGTGTTGGAATAGTTGTAGTTTTTTATCTTTAGATGAAGTTGTTATTATGTTGTAATTTGTCTTGTGTTGTAGAAGATAATGTTACGCTCTTAATAGAACTTGTTGTTGGAAAAAGGAAATACACGAAATATAACGAAGATTGAATATACTAAAACTTCAGACATAACTAAGTAGAAGGGCCAGGCCTGGTTGGACATTTTCTGCGCATATGTCCTATTTCTCGACAAATACCACACCTCCTTTTTTCTTTTCAGCGTtgtccatttcagttctaatcCGACAACTGTTTGGGCGACCTTTCTTGTTTCTCCGCATGCGGTCGTTGTGGCATAGCGTGTCACCTTCATATTGTGGCCAACTTGTTTCGGTCGGGATCCCGAGGAAACTTTCCTCGTAGACCTTAAATACGTTTACAACTTTGAACACGACAGCTATATGCACATAATAGTCTTGTCTTATGCTTGAACACGCTGCAATAACATGTGAGCAAGGGACATGAAACGTTTGGAATCTTCCACACTCATACGTAAGATTCTGAAGTCCGACGTTGTAATGGGTAGTCGGTTTGTCGTCACTATGATGAACAGTTTCCTGGACCAGGAAGCAAAACCTCTCACGATCAAATTGCATAACTGTGTGGCTATTTGATTTGATTACTTCCTCCTTAATTCCCTTCATGCAGTTTTCAGTGAACAGTTGGCCAGAACCCAACATTTTAGTCCAATCATGTCCTCTTTTCCCAAACAGTGTGCCCATTCGATAATATGTTGATTTTACCAAAGCGGTAATAGGTAGGTTGCGTGTGGATTTTAAAATTGAGTTCATCGATTCTGCGAGGTTGGTAGTCAAATGACCCTAACGTTTCCCTCCATCAAATGATCTCGTCCATTTTTCTCTTGGAATATTGTCTACCCATTCTAACGCTTCTATGTTAACCTTACGTATCTCTCCCATGTAGTATTTATATGTTGCCTCATTTAATGCATACCCTGAAAATGAAAAGGAAAACTAAATTAGTATGTAGAAGTTAATGTTAGATATGGTAACAAAGATATTTTTTGGAAGATACCCATGTTAATAATTTTTTTCCGAAGTTCCTTGTCTCTGAATTCCCTCATGAAATTTTGAGCTATATGTTTGATGCAATAGACGTGTGAGGAGGGAGGGTGTTGCCAGCCATTATCCGGGTTATTATGGGTACTCTTTATTGACTCATGTCGATCTGATATCAAACATAGGTTGGGTTGTGGTGTCACATGCATTCTAAGATTTCTCAAGAAAAAACTCCATGCTTCTCCAGTTTCACCCTCTACCAATGCAAAAGCTATTGGAAATATGTTCCTATTTTCGTCTTGTGCCACAACCATTAACAAAGTTCCCCTGTACTTTCCATATAACCATGTGTCATCCACTTGAACCACCagtttgcagaatgcaaaacccTTGATGCATGGTTGGAAAGCCCAAAAAAGGCGGTGAAAAACTCTAGCACCACTGATTTGAGTCCCTTCATTTGAAAATATAGGAAGGGTCTCGAGTTCTATTATAGTACCTTGTAGAAATGTTTTCATGACCAACAACCATTGCGGCAGGTCGTTGTATGAAGTCTCCCAGTTTCCATAAATAGCAGCGATAGCCTTATTCTTTGAAATCCATGCCTTTTTGTAAGAGATTGTGTAGTTGAATTCTCCCGAATATGAGCGATGATGTGTTTCACTTTCAGTGAGGCATCACTGTTGATTAGAGACTTGATACTGTTACATATTAGATTAGAGTCAAGTTTTCTATGATCTTGAGACATTGTGGAAGACATGCATGTGTGCGGACCGCTAACCTTAGTGATCACCCACTTACCACTCCCCTTCCCCACATATTCTTTGCATTTGAAGGCGCATTCTTCGTTAACACACTTGATTATGAGTCGTTTAGAATCAGACTTATAAACGGAATAATCAAGATAGTTTCTGATGTGAAATTGGCGAATGGCGAATACACATCCCTCTTTGCTATTAAATTCCATGCCAAGCAACCCCCCCTCTATCCGAAGTGGCTTTGTGGTTTCAAAAATTGATGCATCTTCGTCAAGTGAGTATGTGGGATTTCTCATGTGTAGTGGTGGATTGTACAAATCTTGCACTTGATCTTGATGCACCACGGGGATATCGTTGTCAGAGTTGTCACTTTCTCCACTGAAAAGATTCTGCGTTTCTACGTACCGCGCTTCATCATAGTCACTATCATCCCCGACATCCTCATCTGGAACTGGTGTCAACGACAGTATAGTCTCTTGACTCATTTGATATTGATGAGATTGAGAAGTTTGCGCCGGATATGTTACTTGATCACCCTCATCGTTGTCTACTAAGGATACGTATAACCCAATCACGTCTGACAAATTATACGTCGAATGGCACTGGAACATTAACTCGACGTCATTGTCGTCTTCTATTTTCGTTGTTGTATAAGTCACGCTGTTAACGCCGTCATTAAAACATGGATATCGATAATAAATATCAGTTATCTGTTGTTGGAGCTTATTTTCGAGTCTTTCTTTTAGACGCGTGTAATTGGATCTGGGGTGTATTTTGAGTTGTTGTACGTTTGTGTTTTGAAATATGACTCTAACATTGACATCTGGAAAAATACTTCCATTATAATGGATTTGAACTGTGATATTATTTTGAGCCATTGTGTGTATGATTTAATTTGAAAATTAAAGCTTCAATTATATACAAGGGTTGTCTGGAATTGGACGTTGTAGCCATGCAGTAGACGTCCTCCATTTGAGATGGAGGACCTAAACTACCTCTGAAAAGTAGGAAGGGGTCCGTCGTTTGAGATGAAGGGATAGCGCATGGGGTTTCTTAAAGCGTTGGGGTCCGCCGTCTTGTTTGGCGCGCGCGTGCAGGAGTCCGCCGTCTTGGTTGGAGCGCGCGTGCAGGAGTCCGTGTGTGAGGACATGTGGAGTTGGGGTCCGCCGTCTTGGTTAGAGGACCTTGGCGCGTGGAATTGTACAACGTTGGGGACCGCCATCTTGGTTGGAATACCCCTAAAAAAAATCAGAAAGGCTACTATTTTTGTTCACCATCTTGGAAATTGTATATATACTGCATGTTTGGTCTTATCAAACACAATGTAGAAGCCAGACCTGAGCAATTCAAACGTATAAGCTACCCACATGGCTCTCTTAATCGGTCTAATATACATTATTAAGCCAAAATTATCTAAAAAAATTGATTCTTGCAATGTTATTTCTGATCCAATATCAATCAGATTATTGGAAAACTTTGGTTTTGACGACATCCAAACTCAGATACTTCATGTTACCGAATTTGAGAGAGAAATTGTTGCTCTGCGCTATCGAAAACCATACATCAATTCAAATGGCATGTTGTTGTATGAAGAAATTCGAATTTGTAATGATGAAGATGTACGTGAAATGTTTGACAATTATTTAAATTTCATTAACTTAGGGCCATTAGAGTTGTATGTAAGTCTTCGTAGAACAACAGATGAAATTATATCATTATGTAAAAGTGAAAACTAGAACACGTCATGAAAATATATCTATAAATACTCCTCCATGATTCCATTTTTACCATAACTCACTTCTCTATCATCATCTCATTTTTACCACAACTCAAGCTTCTATCATTTTTACCACAAATCTCAATATGTCTCAAACTCCTTTTTTTTTGGATGGGTGATAAACATAGGGGAACTAATGATAACATTCAAGCATTAGTAAGTGATACTTATTgttttgataattgtttaacatttgctttgttatttttttttacaaataaaaatatattatgtatgtgttattttgtttattattttCGCTACATGTATCAGGTGGAACCTGAAAGAGCTTTTAGAACCCGAAACCATAAGTTAATTGATGCCCCACATTATATTCAACCTTTTTTGGATACCTCTGGTTTTGCAAACGTCGTAAAACTGAAGGATATAGTTATTGATACAAGTTTCATATATGCTCTACTTGAACGATGGAGACCCGAAACACATACTTTTCACTTCCCAACCGGTGAGTGCACTATAACTTTAGAAGACGTAAGTATGCTTTTGGGTCTACGCGTCAATGGTAGAGCCGTCGTAGGACCATCCGAGATTAGTGCAAGTGCATGAACCACGTTTTTGGGCCGTCAACCTCCAGAAAATCACAACAAATACTAGAAGAAACTCAAATATCTGAAAATACCTCCCATGACGAACTCATTATATACACAAGAATTTATATTATAGTGTGCATCTCCCTAACTTTATTCCCTGATAAATCGGCAAAAGATGTACATAGTATGTGGATACCATTTGTTCAAGATTTGGGTCAGTGTGGTGAATATAGTTGGGGATCAGCTGTGTTAGCATATCTATATAGGGAAATGTGCAAAGCAGTTGACGTTGATGTTGATGGTATGGGGGGTGTGTTATTCTGCTACAAACATGGGGATTTACACGATTCCCATTTATAGCACCAATTACTTCTGCAGTTCCAAGTCATCCACATGCATCAATGTAAGTCTTAATATTTCCATGCAAATCCATTTTTTTACATTTCTGTTCTCTGTGTCATATAAGATGTTAATCTTTCAATATAATGTTGCTCTACTTTTTAGATGGGCTTCGACCAACAAGAAAAAAAATTGCTCTAGAAATCCTCGTCATTACCTTGATGGGTATCGTGTCATGTTCGATCACATGTCGTCAACAAACGTAATTTTGGTTTGACTAGTTTTTTTATTACATGTCACTTAAACAATAAATGGTAAGCTTACGTATTTTTTTTAATACAGTCACAGTTTATATGGAGGCCATATCTTGGATACCCCCCTTGGAGAATGATgattgtaacacccttctaaaataccccaaatatttaataaaaacaacaaatatataaatcagagtaattgttgcagttaagggtgtcacacaacacttcacacatttcaccataaaaatcagtcatgctcattattcaattcaacataaacacttcttgcaaaatacgcagcggatagagatcattcaacatatgtaatacattacacataaaattattcaacaagttaaaacatcccgtcccgatgttacatctatcagagcatgacccactaaggagaccacactagactccaagcactaacttctactcactcactgctcgttacctgaaaaatagttgtaagggtgagttcctcaatcgatataataagcattataaatcatcatgtaatgctaagtaaattcacacatttcatcaccctaatcgtaacatacatccagtaacggcacatcgactcaaacatcatacttaatatcaacacaattccactcctccattaaattaaatatccatacaacaagccaacaaaatgcaactctaatgagactcgactcgtcatgcatgtggtaccattcggagtaaaactcccaacttaaaatcattgccattttattgggcatcaaggcataagccttcaactttcaacttaaaattttgccaatccaggccaacgtggtgtgagcaaagctccgacttaatgcatatgaatgtacatggcatacacgacttaAACTGCCGACAACATAATAAGAAcagcaatacaacaatgttttcaacaaaatcaacttataatcaacttataatcaactttggctcaccaagcctacaactcagtattttcaacaactttaacacaacttatcaacatatttgtatcaacacttcataacataaactcaacaaagttactcatcaaaattaacgataataggccaatcaccaattatgttcacaacattaaaaatatcaatttttccaatttccaacagtgttaaccggttaacgccctgggttaaccggttaacgcaggacaaaacacactttctggcaaaacgcaacagtgttaaccggttaacgccctgggttaaccggttaacgcaggcaaaacaacacatttccataaaatataacagtgttaaccggttaacgccctgggttaaccggttaacgcagacaaaacagcagttcctgcgctaacacaaggcagaatgcagagttctccgcaatttccgccgttggaggacttccggacctccgattcaacttccgtaaaaagctacattatcggaaaattacgacacatacaattatcgattcaatttcagttttcatacaacttattcatcacaattttctcagcattctaaatcccaattagggaaattcacggtttatcactacccattacatgctatcccataatacccattaaacgacgataaaccccccttacctgagataatccggaaatctctaagcttcaagcttttccgttcttcaacctttgctctctagctcttcctctttgccttttctccactttccacttttcagccgcttctctgtttcatgtgaaaactctttaccaatactgaaaaccctttttccttattccaacttatatattttccactaattattattccaaataataataataataataatccaataattcaatttatttaattaaattaataaatatattattaacttaatttaaataattctcttattttattcggggtgttacaactctcccccactaaaagagttttcgtcctcgaaaacatacctcaagcaaataactctggataagactctttcatctgactctccagttcccaagtcacattgccacctgctggtcctccccaagctactttcactaaggcaatctctttaccccgcaactgcttcaactctcgatcctcaatcctcataggcgatatttcaacagtcaggttatctcttacctgtacatcatctacttggattacatgcgacggatcatgaatgtacctcctcaactgagacacatgaaaaacctcatgcaaattcgcaagtgacggcggtaaagcgatacgataggctacctctcctatcctctccaaaatctgataaggaccaataaatcgaggtgtcaacttctttgacttcagagctcgaccaactccagttatcggagtaacacggagaaacacatgatctccctcttgaaactcaagtgacttccttctcttgtcatgataactcttctgacgactctgagcaattctcatcttctcctgaatcatcttaatcttttccgtagtttgttgaacgatttccggtccaaccacagcactctcaccggactcataccaacataaaggtgtccgacatctcctaccatacaaagcttcaaacggcgccataccaatgctcgaatgaaaactattgttgtaggtaaactcaatcaaaggtaaataacaatcccaagcacctcccttttccaaaacacaagctctcagaagatcctctaatgactgaatcgtcctctcagtctgaccattagtctgcgggtgatatgtagagctcaatctcagtttagttcccaaagccctctgcaaatcttcccagaatttcgatgtaaatctaggatctctgtccgaaacaatactcgacggaataccatgcaaacttacaatcttctcaatatacaactcagctaatttctctaacggatagtccattctgatcggaatgaaatgagctgactttgttaatctgtcaacaatcacccaaatagcttcaaattcttaattgttctcggtaaaccagaaacaaaatccatgctgatactatcccacttccactctggaatagccaacggttgcattagcccagacggcttctgatgctcaacctttgacttctgacaagtcaaacaggaataaacaaaactcgcaatttctcttttcattcccggccaccaaaataactttttcaaatcatgatacatcttcgtagctccaggatgaatactcaacccactacgatgtccttcttcaagaatactcttcttaagttcggcaacatccggaatacacacccgcttaccaaatttcaaaacattctttctcatcaactctgaattcgccaccttgaccttgattcactagagtcaacttatcaaccaaaagcacatcggatttctgaccctctctgatctcatccaggataccacttgttaacttcaacattcccaatttaacactattgtgagtactctcacacaccaaactcaagtctctaaactgctcaattaactccaattccttaaccattagcatagacatatgtaatgatttccgactcaatgcatcagccactacgtttgctttacccggatggtaattcaaaccaaagtcataatccttcagaaactctaaccactttctctgtctcatattcagctctttctgatcaaacaaatactttaaacttttatggtcactgaaaacctcaaatcatgacccgtacaagtaatgcctccataacttcagaacaaacaccacagccgccaactctaaatcgtgcgtcggatagttcctctcatgaaccctcagctgtcttgaagcataagctataacctgcttattctgcatcaacacgccacccaaacccaacaatgaagcatcacagtaaacttcaaatgattccgacgaactcggtaatatcagaataggagcagtagttaaccttctctttaactcttggaaaccttcttcacattttgagtcccaaacaaacgcttgccccttcctagtcaacatcgtcaacggtaacgccaacttagaaaatccctcaatgaacttcctataataaccagccaaaccaaggaaacttcgaatctcagcaacagacttcggagcttcccacttagataccgcttctatcttagaaggatcaacagcaacaccacttcttgaaatcacatgacccagaaaactcacctctcctaaccaaaattcacacttggacaatttagcaaataacttcttttctcgtagaactctcaaaaccactctcaaatgttcagcatgctcttcttcagatttcgaatacaccaaaatatcatcaataaacaccacaacaaacttgtctaggtacggatggaaaatcctattcatgtactccataaatactccaggcgcattagtcacaccgaaaggcattacagaatactcataatgtccataccttgttctgaaagcagtcttctgaatatcctcggttttcacacggatctgatgatacccagatctcaaatctattttgctgaacacacttgcaccaaccaactgatccatcaaatcatcaatcctcggcaaaggataccgattcttgatcgtcactttattcagttgcctgtagtccacacacaacctcatagtaccttctttcttcttaaccaatagcactggtgcaccccacggtgacacactcggacgaataaatttcttatccaacagatcttccaactgactcttcaattcagctaactcaacagcagacatacggtacggagccatcgatatcggcctagtaccaggtaccaaatcaatcgagaactccacttcgcgttctggcggtaattcattcacctcttccggaaacacatcaggaaaatcacacaccacggctagatcgccaatcaccagtttatctttagcctccaaagtcgctaacagcataaacaactctgccccatcagctacttcctcattcacttgccttgctgatagaaacaaactctttccctcctcaatctcaagaaagaccaccgtcttatcaaaacagttgatagaaactcggttaaacaccaaccagttcatacccagaataacatcaatctgcactagtggaagacacactaggtccatcccaaagtctctaccaaaaatactcaaaggacaatttaaacaaaccgaagtagtagtcactgaacccttcgcaggagtatcaattaccatactaccaaacatctcagatatctctaacttaagtttcacagcacaatccaaagatataaaggaatgagtcgcacctgtgtcaataatagctacaagaggaaagccattaatataacacgtacctcggataagtctgtcctcactggaggtttgagttccggtcaatgcgaacaccttccccgtctgagatttctttagcttctgacactgacttccaatatgcccttcttcgccacaattaaaacaaatcatttccttgtgcttgcaatcagctattgcatggccagtcttaccacaacgaaaacatctctttacttcagcagtgcatacattactcttatgaccagcctgaccacatttgaagcaaactataccagcaggagcacctcccctactagtcctctgagtcggagcagctccttgtttcccttttcccactggggcatcatacggcttgccacggttttgatgttgcttgcccctgcggtcactgacaatcttgtaatgagcattattgtcttcttcaaatatcctgcagctatcaaccaattcagtaaaaatgtgtatcttctgatacccaacaaccttcttaatttcagagcgcagtccattttcaaacttgatgcaccttgaaaattcagcaccaacaccagtgtaatgaggataaaatttggacagctccacaaatttcgcagcataatcagtgacagacatgtttccttgcttcagctcaaggaactcaatttccttcttaccacggacatcttccggataatactttctcatgaattccctacggaatacatcccaagtaatgacttcacctgccacggtcaacctatcgtgagtctctagccaccagtcatcagcttcgactgctagcatgtgagtaccataccgaaccttctgagctggagtgcaatccataacacggaagattctctcaatctctttcaaccatcccaaggctgcatctggatcatgcttccctttaaacaccggcggattctctctctgaaaagtcgccaagctacgtgatccagcatctccaccagcatttggcaagttctgcacagcttgtgccatcgcttgcattgcggcagccattgcagcgtcattccttccagccattccaacttatcaatacaacacaacttaaagttagattagtaacaatacacaattgttagacagtaacgacacgacaactggccggacagaccgacctgctctgataccactaatgtaacacccttctaaaataccccaaatatttaataaaaacaacaaatatataaatCGGAGTAATTGttgcagttaagggtgtcacacaacacttcacacatttcaccataaaaatcagtcatgctcattattcaattcaacataaacacttcttgcaaaatacgcagcggatagagatcattcaacatatgtaatacattacacataaaattattcaacaagttaaaacatcccgtcccgatgttacatctatcagagcatgacccactaaggagaccacactagactccaagcactaacttctactcactcactgctcgttacctgaaaaatagttgtaagggtgagttcctcaatcgatataataagcattataaatcatcatgtaatgctaagtaaattcacacatttcatcaccctaatcgtaacatacatccagtaacggcacatcgactcaaacatcatacttaatatcaacacaattccactcctccattaaattaaatatccatacaacaagccaacaaaatgcaactctaatgagactcgactcgtcatgcatgtggtaccattcggagt from Lathyrus oleraceus cultivar Zhongwan6 chromosome 1, CAAS_Psat_ZW6_1.0, whole genome shotgun sequence includes:
- the LOC127105665 gene encoding uncharacterized protein LOC127105665, coding for MLGSGQLFTENCMKGIKEEVIKSNSHTVMQFDRERFCFLVQETVHHSDDKPTTHYNVGLQNLTYECGRFQTFHVPCSHVIAACSSIRQDYYVHIAVVFKVVNVFKVYEESFLGIPTETSWPQYEGDTLCHNDRMRRNKKGRPNSCRIRTEMDNAEKKKGGVVFVEK